The DNA window TAGCTTTGTGCAAATTGTATGTGATAAAGTACTTTCAAATCCTTGGTATGCatgttaaaattttcttccactaATTACATTATAAGAAGAATCTCTCTAGTACATGCGTACCACAACTTGCGTTCATGAGACTTCCAATTTCGTTTTTTTATGTGTTCTTAAGATTTAACGAGGATATagatttatcttttaaattttcattataaatcTTTCTGCTCCGTAGAGTTAACTCTacttgttttttccttttataattcAACATTGTGGGATTGATTATTTAAACCCACCTTTAGAACAAGTGTGCAATGTCTTAACGAGTCGAAATATGCTTAAGTTGACATAGAACAAGTGTGCAATGCCTTCGCTTAAGTTGACATAGAACAAATGTGCAATGCCTTAACAAGTCGAAATATGCTTAAAGTTGACATAGAGTCAACTTTATGTCGTTGAAAGTATGTTAGTTTATCTTTATACTTATATAAGGCATAATATGAAACTTTGGTTGGAAAAGAGGTTTATGTTTCAATTTCTCTGTTATGGAAAATCGACTTATATCTCAGCTTGATTGAAATGTAAGGTTAGGGGACTTTTGTATTCCTTCTAATTGTTCAACAAATGGTAGTCTTATGTTCTacattaaaaatgttttatttcaaaGCTTAAGAGTATTGCtattcatattcatttttatttactctttAACAGTGTAAAAGGCCTTCAACtacattattttgttctttgtaaGCCGTATAAATagtagtttattttattttaattttaaacagTAGTTGGGAAGTGTAACGGAGGAGACTATGATGGACTGggttaaaacatttattatctaaaattgTGATCATCTTTAAAAGTTCGTTAAGTTTTCTAGATCACGAACGACATGCATATCTCTTCTTCTCATCTGTGTTCCACTGTCTAAACTAGTAGCGAAGAGATGCAGTATTCACCTATTCCAACTCTTCTGCAATTTTAGAGCCTCTTACTGCAATCCTTATTCTTTGGTTTAAAACTTTTTCCCTCATTGTATGTTTATTCCTTCCAGTTTGGCCAAATCACATGCATCTCGACTAATTCATTATGTAGAAAATCAATTTCCCACTGCCACCTAGAGCCATGTATTACATTTTGGGTCAGTGTCTCGTTTAATATTGTATGATCCTAAATGATGGTTTTGGGATTTTCcgattttaatctttttttcttttttctctaacCCTACATCTCAGGGATGAAATGTCCTGCCAATATTCTCCTATGTCGGAAGATTCAGATGACTGCCGGTTTTGTGAGACATCCACAAACTTATTTCCCTCGCAGTCTGATAGTAGTGTACCTACCAGTCCAGTCTCTCCATACCGATATCAGAGGCCATTCAGTGGGATGACTCCTTCAACAGGTACCAATACTTCACTTGGATGTAATACTGGTCCCGTCACTAGCTTGCAGCCCCATCAACGCGGATCAGATTCTGAGGGTCGTTTCCCATCGTCTCCTAGTGATATATGTCACTCAGCAGATCTGAGAAGGGCTGCGCTCCTGCGCTCGGTGCAAATGAGAGCACAGCCTCATGGCCCATCATCTATGGAGTTGCCATATTGCTCCATGCCTGAACCTGGACCTAATATAGAAGCTGAAGAGCGGTCATGTTCTTTCATAAAATCGTTGGTTGATGAAAGAGTTTACCAACTCGGGGAATGCTCCTCAATGGGAGTGTCCGAACCTGAATATAACGAACAGAAATCATGCAAGGACTTGAACGGGGAAATGAAAGACAGTGAGTCTGGAGGGTAGTAGTAGTAAATGCTCAGCAGAGGAAAAATCTCTTCTAACATAACACATGGAACACATTGCTGGGTGGAACTGTGAAgtgtttgttttttggttCAACCTCCATGGAAATTCTCTTTTTGCATATGCTGCAAAATTGCTTTTGCTTGATTGAGTATGGTTTGGTCTTCTTCTAGGTCCTTTCCCGAGTGTGTGGTGCCTTGTGTGCTATTTTCATTGTCGAGCGAGCTGTTCTTATGAAGCTCGAGTCGAGAAGAGATGTTCATTGTCAAGCTTGTGTGAGAAACTCTGTCTATTTGATTCCTACTCGAGCTCGAGTCGAGAGAAGATGTCTGTCAGAGCTAATTTTCTAGATAAAATGCTGCTGCGGCTTTAGAGGTCACAAGATTGAAGCTGCCAGTGTCCCATTCGTTCCGTATTTATAACGCTGCTATTATTGTCTTCCAAAGAGAAAGCCCAGCCGTATTAAAAGCCCAGCCGTATTAAAAGCCCAGCCGTATTAAAAGCCCAGCCGTATTAAAAGCCCAGCCTTATTAAAAGCCCATATGGATGGgcttaaataattaagaaaaaagcaATCTACGAAGGCAGGTAGCTAAATTTAACTACCGATTTTGAAGAACTAAATTAATGGAAACATATCGTAAAAGgtaaacattttcttttcttaaaaaaaaaaaaactaaattaatggATACCTACCAAATATTTTACCTGccaatataaaatataaactaattaaatattgaaaataaataaaatatataaaatataaacttttaataaaataaaataattaattaatatatttttcaaatattatatttcaacctaatcctaatttttatagaacattaatataaaataaatattaataaatggtTTCAAAGAACATGATTAAAACttctcatatttatttttatccgtccttataattttttgaatttagaaaggtttataaatttattagacctTTTGTTTTCGTAGACGTGAATTTTGTGTATTTTTGTCACACGTTCTCATGTGTTGTTTTTTGGAGtaccaattaaaaattttgtcgTTCGCCCACAAAGATTGAcggtgttcttttttttttcagaaaaaaacATTCTAAAGTACAATGATTGGAAGTAATAAAACgaaccatttaattttataatcataatttataatttaatagacCCTACACAGTTGTTACATTGTCATCAACTTTTACCTTCGtgaacttatttttaaaaatttaaaaactaaaaataaatattttaaaatttgagaaccgaaccaaaatttaaacaatttttaaaaaagataaataagtGGATAAGTATAATACTAAGTTGTAAACTCgtttcaataaaatatcataaaactaatgttttctaaaataataaatacataacaTTTATAAACTATTTGAGACATAGCAAAtgaaaatatgtaaaaataaaaataataaaaaaattgaaaaaagtagaataaaaaattaatatatggtTGTCCCAATCACAACGCAAATCCAGCACGTTGTGCAGTTGCGTTCCCAATTTCATAACGTGGGGTACCCACGTGCTTCCACAAAAATGATCTcacaaaatcattaaaaaaaatattatatttttattttattgtttttccttcgataatatatttttagaataaagatTCCAACCATTGTTCTAcgtcaattaatttttttttttgttcaattttatattagtttattaatataactaaCAATTGTTTAAACATgctataaaataaattctttttattcttgCATTATgtggaaaatataaaactaatctaatattaatatatttgtgggaattaaaaaactaacaaGATTTTAGGTAGGATTTGGTGGGGAGGGTAACAGTAAAAATGTACCCAAAAAAtagagataaaaaagaaaaggtcaaaaaaaaaaaaccgtgtaaaatatttaatatattaaatattaaaacagtTAATGGAAATACATTTATTAGtatataatgaataaatatatacgGGAGTATCTTATATCACTTAATaggatttaaataaaatattataaattcaaatatttataaattttgctGAAATTTTCGTGATTCATAATTACATcaacaattttgatttttttttagtataataaataatattaaattacaaatataatgGCAAGATTTCGGACAtaaatttaacctaatttaaaatgagttatttacaatttttttatggtaCGTAAATGTACATGTGATCGGATCTCTTaaacttcttttaattttaaattgatgttttattttaaaaataaacccGTTTTCTTACATAACCacttaacttaatttaaaagtaggatctccacaaaattaaattaaatatatatttataatttaaaacgtCATTATTATTTGGAGGATAGTgttgaattaattttgaatggaGTATATGCACGTGTTTCTAAACGAGCTACACGAcagttaaaataatatatatttatttaattattattttataatacaaTGTCTTGTGCTTTTCATTTTGAGCTCTTGTCTTAATTTTAGTCACGTTACTATGTTTCCACACAGTTCGATGATGGGTGGGCCCCACATTCCCCCCCCCCACAAACACACAAAAGTCTTTGAATGagtcaaaaatattttaaaacattttataatatatttttagaaaaataatatataatttaacttattaaatttatttaatattaaattatagtttaacataaatatttaatattaaattattttcatttattactctttctatattttttccatattattttcatttatttgattataaataaataattttcatcaaACCATCTACTTAATTTGGGTCTATTTCATTGTAATCTCGAGTAaatttatacataaaatatactacttgGACTGAAATTCTCgtgttaaatttaaaaaatgtagaataatatattaaaattgttataataGGTTGATTGacatttgtaatttaatatattattactgTTTGGCGGgagtaaaaaattaattttgtttggatCTACGCACGTGTTTCTGAACGAGCTACACgacaaataaattaacatattttagattttagtaTACAATGTCTTGtagtttgtatttttgttgatttttttaatacttcttttgaatttttaatttcagtatttttgacggcttaaattttatttactttttatttttaatttatttctcttttcgAGTACTTATTTCaatatcttgtttttttaccTTCTAGTTTTAGAATCTTAATAAAGTAAcaatacaaaaatagaataaataaataaataaataaaaaaaagaggttattttttataatcaagctaaaagagaagaatgtATGTTAGAAGAGACCATTACGACTGAGTTATActctaaatttttcttttcattaaaatttatcatatttgtGTAGCATGTGTCTCGACTTAAGTTTAAATTGAAGTCTCAAAAGACTCCAGACCCGAATCACAGGCTCGAGACTGAACCTCACAACTTTGAAACACTCAGCCCCCTCACGCCTTCAGACAAGAAGTCTGGCTCGCATTCGGCTGAATGCGTTGCACCCTATGTCCCTCTAGTCCACACATAGGCACAACCTGCGCCTAGCCAATGCCTCAAACCTACTAACATATGACCCACCATCACCCAACCCATATTCGACCGTGTCAAGCCACAACccgaaattttttttgttaaccaTTTAACAGATAATCTATctaaaaaaatctctaaaaaaaagtttttaaattcaattattagatttttaaaagttaatttagttagttttccttaaaagacaaaatataaaaaattatattcaaacaAGACAACCCAATTTTTACCCTTACGAAAGAAATTGATAGAAAAGTTTGAGGAATTAAATGTAACAACGTTACTAAAAATAAGACATTTGCATCAGAAACAGAAATGATTAATTCTGGTTCTTGTCTGAACgtctattatttttatttgtttgtccttttctttttaatttNccattttttttcctttttttttttttttttaatattcaatattcaatattaaaagaaaatcgctattatattttctttttttaaaatgataataatactaataattatttcGTCCAACAAAACTGGAAAAGTGGAAACCTTAGAATCATCGAATCtagcttttattttcttaggtTGAATGcgcaaattaaatatatttttgcaaaaatattaacgaaagaaaaataaagttttattattattattattattattcatagACAATTCACTGTTTTTATTGTATATTGTGGGTAAATTTTGGCGTATAGTAATCATGCTCGTATCACGTGGTGGGGACACAAACAAAAAGGACGGAAAAGAGCATTTACCCGTGGACCACCCATTGTCaggtaattattatttttttgagtgTCTATGTATCATACACATCTAAAAGAAACTTCCATTTGGTAAGAACCTTGAAATAATTGgaatttggtttcttttacttgataattttattaataaataagactTTTACTTCACATACTAGAATATTCAAATCCTCGCTTATTGGTAAGGATTCGTAACTTAGATAcgttaaatataaaattaattaaatttaaattatatagaatGGACATATAAATTTGTTTGGAATTTATTGATTAGATCcgtaatttaatatattattattattgtttgtcAGTGTTTGAATCTACACGTGTCTGAATGAGCTACacgataaaataaaataatatattttagattttactATACAATGTCTTatgcttttccttttcttgatttattttatttcggaaATTTTGACGGCTAAAATTTCACTTTGGCCTACAAATTCTTAAacgtatttcttttttattttttacttttgttgtATACGTTTATTTTCGATTTGTAacctttcaaatatttatttatttattttggataattAATGAGATTAAGCTCCCTGCGAGGCTCAACTTTTCTTCGAGTTCTCGATAAATATACCTATTATATAGACTTATGTTATGAAATTGTTCACTTTAAAccgagaaaattaaaatatatattaaaaaaaagtacttTCAATTTGTGgtttttccaaaagaaaaaaagaaaataataataataatttagaccGAACAATAAACAGGAAAAATGAGGACAAGATCACATGCCCCTGGGCCTATGATTGCATCACTGAATCTcatataaaacataaataatttctgAATAATTGGACGGCCAATAAGAAATCATAATACTATCAATACGGCTCGTGTAACACATGCCAACGACAAATTACAGGTTTGTccttatgtttttttcttttttttttttaaataagaaagtcatttatgtaattttgtttgatatgtTCTTTTAATGATGACACCTGTCAAACACGCTTAACCATGATATCTTTATcattttagtgttttttttttttaaatttaattttcttgaatcctaattttcaatctattaagaatttattaatcaatcttgaaaataaattgtagtattaagtaataaaaagatcggattaaaaaaataatcatgaaAATTCAAGTGTCGAGGACTTTGTTTATGATGTTTCAACAAATTAGtaccataataaaaaaaataattttggttATGCTACGCTTTATCTCTAGATTTGAAATCATTTCTTACGATCTCGGATCGTGGATCATTAAGAATCTAGATCTActgaaaatcaatatttttagcGGCACCCGACTCAACGCTACccttttttgtgtgtttttttattttttcatttaaactcTAATTTTTGCATTGTTTTCACTTATATTCATAGAGTTTTCTCACCGAACATATTTGAGATGTTTGGCAAATTTTGGAACTTCCTAAGAGATTGAACTCAAGCAAGAAGTATCACGCTTTTCAAGTATGTAGCATCTTGAAACCTTGGATTTAACTATGTTCGTAGTATACatgataatatgatattaaaaaaaaacatgtagaAATTTGAGTATGAAATGAGTTGATTTGATGCATGCAAGAGCACGTTTATCAAGAGATGATTTGTTGAGCTATGATTTAACCAAAATCGAGAGCATGCCATTAGTATGatacaaaacatgttgaacgAAACCTATTATAAAGATTTGAGTATGGAATGAGCTGAGATGACCTCAGTTGATTGCTATTATGTATGTTTACTAAATGTCTATGAACTGAAATTCATGATTACGTATCCATGTTTAGGTCGCTATGCTATGTCTCTATTTTATATGTTTGTGATGCTAGCAGTTATATATGGACAATTAGGAGTTCGTTAACTAACCATTAATCGTGAACCTAACTCAATTGGTAAGGGTTCGTAACCATAAAACTAACTTATGATATTTCATGACTTAAGACTATACTCTATGAGATTATACCGAAGTTTGCCGGATAGTTTTCAAAGTTAAGCTAAGACCTACGTAAATTAAATGCACTCTAATATTGAATTTATGGAATTAGTGATGGTTAATAactatttcatttattatattatttaattataatttaaatatttattcgtcatttaagctagtttttgATATATAAGTCAtagttataatttaaatatttgtttgtcaatTACCATATTCCTATCATCATAttgaacaaattattttaggcttattaattagaataaataaagcaaTTAATGTGATAAtgataaatatgaatataaatttatttataaaaatgttgatATAACTCTACTTTTGATTAGATAGCCTTTCTTGTCTACTTTAAAAGCCTTACAATCATTGAACTTAATCGGGCAAGAATCCTCGTAAACCATCGTCTAAAATATTTGGCCAAAGATGCAATTCTTTGAAGGTTGATTCTCACCGCCTTAAACTTTCTCAAGTCAATCAGAGTGATAGCCTCGTGAAAATACATCAGGTTGAAAAATTGTcatgagtttttatttaatttagttattaactcTCAACAATTTACCATtgattaaataagaatattattaattttgtaacaattttaatattaatccTTATTTAATTCCATAACGTTTGATGATTCAAACAATTGTCCCTATATAATGGGTTTGTCTAGGAGGTTGATGATATCAGAATTCGATAGAGTTTTATGAGTCACATTGTATTTTCTTGAGTAACATTTTGGTGAGAGTCTTTGTAGTGTAAGAGTGAGGTATTCACTTGTAACACTCTGATTATTAGTGATTGTTTGTTACCCGTGGATGTATGGGAACTTCTTCTCTCTgaaccacgtaaatatcttggtgtctctttgtgtaattccGTTCATTGTGATTGTGAGTACATTCATTCCGCTTTCCCTACAACAATCGGTCATAGTTTTGTATTTGTAGCATTTGGCGCACAATACATCATAGGTCCTAAGTGATATACATGCAATGTGAAAAGGTTGTCGCTCAACCAATTTGGGAGAAAAATCTCAACGGGACTTATTTGTGTATGAATTGAgcataaatatatcataggTCTTAGGTGGATTTGAGGATTGGATTATATGGTGGTAGGTCAAGTGAGTTACGTGTTATGAATATGCATTATTATATGTTACGTTGCACCATATCATTCAAACATTAATTTCTCATATATTATTGGACCGTATGCATATATGttactttattttgtatatgGGTTAGTGGGTCCAagttcatgttcatgtataTAGGTTGTATGTAGTGGGACCTAGGATGGTTAATATTTGCTTTCGGGCTTATGTTCATATATGTTGTATGTGCTTACATTTTCTAATTCCAAAGTGGTCGATATATACTAATGCACAATctatatatcaaatatttcaaatcgTAAAACTTCTTATTAATATATTGTTCCtgataaaataaagtaaaatagttGTAATCTTGCAAAGCTTAGATGTATCTTTCTCTATCTTAAGTGGAGTAGAGGAGATggttaaaataacaaatttgaaatttggagcCCGAGCGGCCGGCTAGCGAGTGGTTAGTGACTAATAATGCCCTAATTGATGGCATTCCCCTCCATGGCTAGCATTCGAAGAACCAAATCGTGAAGTATGTTCAATTGCAAGAACTTGAGCAAAAAAGTTTTGTCTGACTCAGTTAGAACTCTTGATTTGGTTTAGCTACATTCCGTCACACgcacttattttttaaaattattatttgaaaatagttttaaatataatttaaaatatttggaatggaaatatttcaataatctaaaagtaattagaaattttataaaaattatttttctttattattattatttttttataaatatttttccaagAACCGTGGAAATTGCTTTTAAGTAATAATTTATTCCATACAAATTTTTCTACAGAGAGACAGAAGGCTAAAACGggaaagacaaagaaaagtCTCAGTATCTGACAGATTCTCTCAATTGCTGTAATTACAAACACTCTAAACAAAACAACACCGCcgttgattttatttttttatttttttttttttaaattaagacaAAAGCCAAGAAATCACGGCGTCGGGTTCGGCAGCGTCTCCGGCGTCAAACTCGACGGCGTCCCATTCATGGCCGCCGGCGAAGCTTTCCCAGTTCCATGGACTGTCGAGACTGAACGAAGAACTAACCGAACTACACTCACCGCCAAGCTCCATCTCCGCCGTACCGGCGTCAACGACAGCAACAGTGGCGGTATTGCTTTCACACGTGCCAGCTGTATCGTCGTTCCATTCCACCTCCACGTTAGTTATCAATTCACTCAAGTCCAACGACATGTCGTCCTCCTCCAAAACATCATCATTAAAATCCAACGACACAGAACCACCACCAACGTCATGTCGTCCTTCTCCCGCGTCGTCAACAGTTTCCTCGTTTCGACTTTCCCTCTCCTCCGTGATGTCATCCACACCCCCACAAACGGAACTTTCTCTCTCCAGATCCGGCATCGGAAGAATCTCCCTCGCTACCTCTGCCTCCACCTCCGCCTTGCTCCGCCTCCCACGGCCGCCCTTCCTCCGTTGCAGGAGGCTGAGTTTAGCTTCATCCACAATTACCGGGA is part of the Cucurbita pepo subsp. pepo cultivar mu-cu-16 chromosome LG03, ASM280686v2, whole genome shotgun sequence genome and encodes:
- the LOC111789720 gene encoding uncharacterized protein LOC111789720 encodes the protein MGVESNSAPPPPPPPPPPSSSSSSTPSPSGKRARDPDDEVYLDNFHSHKRYLSEIMASSLNGLTVGDPLSENLMDSPARSESMLYLRDEMSCQYSPMSEDSDDCRFCETSTNLFPSQSDSSVPTSPVSPYRYQRPFSGMTPSTGTNTSLGCNTGPVTSLQPHQRGSDSEGRFPSSPSDICHSADLRRAALLRSVQMRAQPHGPSSMELPYCSMPEPGPNIEAEERSCSFIKSLVDERVYQLGECSSMGVSEPEYNEQKSCKDLNGEMKDSESGG
- the LOC111791854 gene encoding myb-related protein 308-like, with amino-acid sequence MGRRPCCEKVGLKKGRWTTEEDDRLKKYILANGEGSWRSLPKNAGLLRCGKSCRLRWINYLRSDLKRGNITSQEEDVIIKLHASLGNRWSLIASHLPGRTDNEIKNYWNSHLSRQIKTFRGRNDDVPVIVDEAKLSLLQRRKGGRGRRSKAEVEAEVAREILPMPDLERESSVCGGVDDITEERESRNEETVDDAGEGRHDVGGGSVSLDFNDDVLEEDDMSLDLSELITNVEVEWNDDTAGTCESNTATVAVVDAGTAEMELGGECSSVSSSFSLDSPWNWESFAGGHEWDAVEFDAGDAAEPDAVISWLLS